The genomic DNA AGGAGCTGGCAGTGAGTGATCTCTTCCAGCCCTCagagttaaaaataaaaatgaatttgatctctatctgtcaataataacaatgtGCTAAAAATTCAGATAAGTAGTTTTACATTCATCCAAACCACAAGATTTGATTCCTAGGTGTATATTCAACAACCTTATACAACTGATCTCAACTGGTAAATTGAGACAGATGTTCTCAGACATGTCTCAATCAGTATAATCTTGATATTCCATATGCAATATTTGTAGTCacattacagtatttttgcaGTTATATCAATATGTATGCACAAACTATCATTTGCAGTCATATCAAGTGAGCCAAGCACTGTAAATTGTCAGACGCAGTGTTACAGTACATACTGCTACATTACTACTTGCTGCTAGTCATTCACTTCATTCCCAATCTGTGTACAGTAACCCTTTAATATTAACCTTATTGCACTTTTGCTTCATATGGTGCacattaaaaccaatttttaaatCTTATGGTATTTTGTATGTATTGACTTGACTATAAAGGTGTTCTATTCTATATGTTTAATAAAATTAAGTTAATAACATTTTAGAATTCAGTTTGTTGTTGCATAGCACATTTCAAATATTCAGGGTTTTAATGTAACCATAGGATCGCTGTGTATTAATTGCtctcacatcccaaaaacatgttattgtacTGTACGGTACTAAAAATATTACACCATTATGAATCTTATGTCATTATGAACCCCGCCAActgaactgaaaaaaaaaattgaatacgtGTCAGTTTCTTTCCGTATTCTTTATTGCATCAGTGCATATTTATGCGTCAGCAATTGTAACTTCAACCTCAACACCAGGCTCGATGCTGATGGAGGTGATCTGCTTGACAATTTCAGATGGGCTGTGCAGATCGATCAAGCGTTTGTGGATTCGCATCTGAAACCGATCCCAGGTTTTGGAGCCTTCACCACAGGGGGTCTTTCTGGTGGTGATACGCAGGGTCTGCAGAGGACGGGAGGAGAAATATGAAGCCCAGATATAAAGTCATAAGAGTTTTTcaggttgagaaaaaaaaaaaaaaaagagcaacatTTGGTACCTTGGTTGGCATGCGGACTGGTCCCTTCACCTTCAGGTTCTTCTCCTTTGCACCACGGATCAAGTCAGCGCACACTGATGAGGACAAATCACAGCTGTAACTTTCAATTATCAGCATTTTAAACGTTGTAAGCAACTTTAGAATGGTAGCTCGGAATAGCGTATTTCACACATCAAGGTGATCAGCAAATATTTTTTATCTTCATTGCTAATCGGCAAAACAGAATCTTTGTCACTATACAATGGACAAGGTAATACTCATTTCAGCATACCTTGCAAAATGACAAAGACTAAGGCATTTTTCGGCGATATCCCTAAAATTTAACTACCTTTCTCCAGAGATTTGACATTACGGCTGGTGAGGGTGATACGGATGCGGTGAATGGTCACTTCAGTCTCAACGGGTGCCTTCCCAGAGTCCTTGAAAGcctatgtaaataacaataataatatttcATAAACTTCGTAGATCACAAGCAATTGCAATTTCGTTACGTATGCCTAAGGAACGCAACTTTGTCGTAAATCTATGCAGTAGTTGTGCATTACTGAGTTTACACCAAAACAACAGAAGCAAAATTCAGCCCAAAACATGAAATTTCACCAAGACTAACACAATGAAGACGTTTATCCGGGTAAATTTGTGTCCAGTGGgtttatatattacatatgtTGACGAGTAATTCAAGGCGCGCAGTTTGAGGGCTAGCCACGGTTCGCTACAAGCAGATTCGATTAAAACAAGTGTATCATATAGCCATTAGAACACTATCTTATAGCCCCGAGCAGTTCGTGAAAGCAGTAATATCATTTTTAAGGTGTGAGCGTACCATTGTAGTGATTCCTGACCGACTTATTCGGAAGAAAAATCAAGCGAACAGCGGTGAGCCAGGCAAAGTCACCAACAACGTGGTTAGCTTTACAAGAAAGAGGGCTAGCGGAAGGCGGTTTCTTGTATATGTACTGTTCATCCGGGTTCTTCTTGTTTCTtctttgtgtattttttgtccTCATTGTGACTGCGTCATCTAGTGGCAAAGCAAGGAACATGACAAGTTGTGATTTAGTTCTGTGCAGTAATAATCTAATGTATTTTTACTTGATACTACCATCGGTGGATGaatcctcactttttttttttttttttaaacttaagtaaaagtaaagatacaggtgcaaaaaatacttaagtaaaagtacgagTAAGAAATGTATTGgtcaaagtacaaaagtacttgctttaaaattaactttacaagtaaaaaaaaaaaagtattttctcctatacatacatacagagatctgagtcaatattcaaagaaagaaccagaatATTCATGCATTGAAATttatgcagaatggaaaaaccaaacaaaaaaatgactgcTTCTGCTTACAGAAGCTTAAATGAAACAACAGATAGAa from Corythoichthys intestinalis isolate RoL2023-P3 chromosome 20, ASM3026506v1, whole genome shotgun sequence includes the following:
- the rps20 gene encoding 40S ribosomal protein S20: MAFKDSGKAPVETEVTIHRIRITLTSRNVKSLEKVCADLIRGAKEKNLKVKGPVRMPTKTLRITTRKTPCGEGSKTWDRFQMRIHKRLIDLHSPSEIVKQITSISIEPGVEVEVTIADA